The following are encoded in a window of Paenibacillaceae bacterium GAS479 genomic DNA:
- a CDS encoding developmental checkpoint coupling sporulation initiation to replication initiation: MELLSDELLIETYFSAVQFNLDKEFIKLLAGEIKRRQLNPEMIRLGA; the protein is encoded by the coding sequence ATGGAGCTGTTGTCTGACGAACTGCTGATCGAGACTTACTTCAGTGCCGTCCAGTTCAATCTGGACAAAGAATTTATTAAGCTGCTTGCAGGCGAGATCAAGCGCAGACAACTGAACCCGGAGATGATTCGACTAGGAGCCTGA
- a CDS encoding thioredoxin reductase (NADPH), which produces MTKVDLNVEPADIAIIGGGPAGMFAAFYGGMRQASVKLIESMPQLGGQLAALYPEKYIYDVAGFPKVTAQELVDSLRRQMEHFPQEVCLDEKVTGLIKHDERHFEIQTDKGSHLARAVIITAGVGAFEPRRLELPEAALYEKRNLYYFVSDLLQFKGQNVLISGGGDSAVDWALMLEPIAESVTLIHRRDKFRAHEHSVEKLNASSVKVLVPMEIVRMEGEVYIEQVTLAHVKTGEQQKLDVDAVIVNFGFVSSLGPIAEWGLDIEGGSIVVDTRMETSIPGIFAAGDITTYPGKLKLIAVGFGEAPTAINNAKVYIDPTAKLSPGHSSNLKL; this is translated from the coding sequence ATGACGAAGGTCGATCTGAATGTGGAACCGGCAGATATTGCAATTATCGGTGGAGGACCTGCAGGAATGTTCGCAGCATTCTACGGAGGCATGCGTCAAGCCTCGGTGAAGCTGATTGAAAGTATGCCCCAGTTGGGCGGTCAGCTTGCAGCGTTGTACCCCGAGAAATACATCTATGACGTAGCCGGATTTCCGAAAGTAACCGCTCAGGAGCTGGTCGATTCCCTGCGGCGACAGATGGAGCATTTCCCCCAAGAAGTATGCCTGGATGAAAAGGTAACCGGGCTTATCAAGCATGATGAACGCCATTTCGAAATCCAAACCGACAAGGGCTCGCATCTCGCCCGAGCGGTCATTATTACTGCAGGTGTCGGCGCGTTCGAGCCTCGCCGCCTGGAGTTGCCGGAGGCTGCGCTGTACGAGAAGCGCAACCTGTATTATTTTGTGAGTGATCTGCTGCAGTTCAAAGGCCAAAACGTGCTGATCAGCGGCGGCGGAGACTCCGCTGTAGACTGGGCGCTCATGCTGGAGCCGATCGCCGAGAGTGTAACGCTTATCCATCGCCGGGATAAATTCCGCGCTCATGAGCATAGCGTTGAGAAGCTGAATGCCTCATCCGTAAAAGTACTCGTGCCGATGGAAATCGTTCGCATGGAGGGCGAGGTGTACATCGAGCAGGTGACGCTTGCCCATGTCAAAACAGGCGAGCAGCAGAAGCTTGATGTTGATGCCGTCATCGTAAACTTTGGCTTCGTCTCCTCACTCGGCCCGATCGCCGAATGGGGACTCGACATAGAAGGTGGCAGCATCGTTGTCGACACTCGCATGGAAACTTCGATCCCAGGCATCTTCGCGGCCGGTGACATCACAACCTATCCCGGCAAGCTCAAGCTGATCGCCGTCGGTTTTGGTGAAGCGCCAACCGCGATCAACAATGCCAAAGTATATATCGACCCGACAGCCAAGCTGTCTCCCGGTCATAGCAGCAATCTCAAGCTATAA
- a CDS encoding NADH dehydrogenase, with translation MYVLLINFVGIDLEVPFELLLSCLRVEMDWKGHHMSNIPKIVILGAGYGGILTALKLQKQLNYNEADVTLVNKHDYHYITTHLHMPAAGTDNPENARVNISKLIDEFKIDFVKSTVVQIRTQDKKVILEDGTLSYDYLVIGMGGEPETFGIPGLAEHAMSIRSINSVRLIREHIEYQFARYKREPHRTDYLTFIVGGAGFTGIEFVGELADRIPQLCREFDVDRSLVKLYNIEAAPSALPGFDPELVQYGMDVLTKKGVIFRIGTAIKECSPDGVIVGDGEEIRSKTVIWTGGIRGNRLIEEAGFETMRGRVKVDEFLRAPGHENIYIIGDNSLMFNEEGRPYPPTAQIAMQQGVASAHNLVAAIRNQPLKSFAFSNKGTVASLGKGEGIGVAMGKKYQGRKAAWLKKLIDLRYLFIIGGITLVLRKGKFL, from the coding sequence TTGTATGTTCTTCTAATTAATTTCGTAGGAATTGACCTTGAAGTGCCGTTCGAACTTTTGTTATCATGTCTGAGAGTAGAGATGGATTGGAAGGGACACCATATGAGCAATATACCAAAGATCGTCATATTAGGAGCTGGATACGGCGGTATTTTGACCGCTCTCAAGCTTCAAAAACAGCTCAACTACAACGAAGCTGACGTTACCCTGGTTAACAAACATGATTATCATTATATTACGACTCATTTGCATATGCCTGCGGCTGGAACGGACAATCCGGAAAATGCCCGCGTGAATATTTCCAAGCTGATCGACGAGTTCAAAATCGATTTTGTGAAGTCCACCGTGGTGCAAATTCGCACGCAGGACAAAAAAGTCATTCTGGAGGACGGAACGCTCTCTTATGACTATTTAGTCATCGGTATGGGCGGCGAGCCAGAGACATTCGGCATCCCGGGTCTTGCCGAGCATGCGATGAGTATCCGCAGCATCAACTCGGTGCGTTTGATCCGCGAGCATATCGAGTATCAGTTCGCCCGTTACAAGCGCGAGCCGCATCGCACCGACTACCTGACGTTCATCGTTGGCGGCGCTGGTTTTACCGGTATCGAGTTTGTCGGTGAGCTGGCCGATCGCATACCGCAGTTATGCCGCGAGTTCGACGTGGACCGCTCGCTAGTGAAGCTGTACAACATCGAGGCAGCTCCTTCAGCGCTGCCGGGCTTTGATCCTGAACTGGTACAGTACGGCATGGACGTGTTGACGAAAAAAGGTGTTATTTTCCGCATCGGCACGGCAATTAAGGAATGCTCACCAGACGGCGTCATCGTCGGCGACGGTGAAGAGATCCGCTCCAAAACCGTCATTTGGACCGGCGGCATCCGCGGCAATCGACTCATCGAGGAAGCTGGCTTTGAGACGATGCGTGGCAGAGTCAAGGTGGATGAATTTTTGCGGGCTCCCGGACACGAGAATATTTATATTATCGGCGACAATTCGCTCATGTTCAATGAAGAGGGCCGGCCATATCCGCCTACCGCCCAAATCGCTATGCAGCAAGGCGTAGCAAGCGCCCATAATCTAGTCGCAGCCATTCGCAACCAACCGCTGAAGTCGTTTGCTTTTAGCAACAAGGGTACGGTCGCTTCGCTCGGCAAAGGCGAGGGCATCGGAGTCGCAATGGGCAAAAAATACCAGGGACGCAAAGCCGCTTGGCTCAAAAAGCTGATCGACCTTCGCTATCTGTTCATCATCGGCGGTATCACGCTCGTGCTGCGTAAAGGGAAGTTCCTCTAA
- a CDS encoding diguanylate cyclase (GGDEF) domain-containing protein, which translates to MTECDILTGLLNRRGHEVGDLVLVEFANRIKKAVRESDLIARVGGDEFVVKESESEVVHIRVANEFDYPALRKIYSESRRESFHWADREAMTLEDFDKHTEGEYIILAEENKQILGFASLYLPDNFIHNLFVHPDFSGKGAGGLLLHASIEKMKKPIRLKCVSANYAAMNFYESKGWKKVVEEGKPQEKYWLMEYN; encoded by the coding sequence TTGACGGAGTGTGACATTCTGACGGGATTGCTGAATCGTAGAGGACATGAAGTCGGCGATCTCGTGCTTGTAGAATTTGCTAATCGTATCAAGAAAGCGGTTCGCGAATCCGATCTGATTGCGCGCGTTGGCGGCGATGAGTTCGTGGTGAAAGAAAGTGAGAGTGAAGTTGTGCATATTAGAGTAGCAAATGAATTCGACTACCCGGCTTTAAGAAAGATCTATTCGGAATCCCGTCGTGAAAGTTTTCATTGGGCGGATAGAGAAGCAATGACTTTAGAAGACTTTGATAAGCATACAGAAGGTGAGTATATTATTTTGGCAGAGGAAAATAAGCAAATCCTCGGATTTGCTTCTCTGTATTTGCCGGATAACTTTATCCATAATTTATTTGTCCATCCCGATTTCTCCGGTAAAGGCGCGGGTGGTCTGTTGCTCCATGCGTCTATAGAGAAAATGAAAAAACCGATTAGATTGAAGTGCGTATCAGCAAACTATGCGGCGATGAATTTTTATGAGAGTAAGGGTTGGAAGAAAGTTGTTGAAGAAGGTAAACCGCAAGAAAAATATTGGCTTATGGAATACAATTGA
- a CDS encoding chlorite dismutase — translation MSDAAQTLEGWYVLHDFRTIDWQAWKQAGADNRAAALDSIGSMLASWSAEEQERKGSTAFYSIVGQKADFVIMHLRETLEELNELETSFNKSPLADYTKAAYSYVSIVELSNYMSKPGEDPLMNPDIIARLKPTLPKARHICFYPMNKRRDGGDNWYMLSMDDRRTMMRSHGMIGRQYAGKVKQIISGSVGFDNWEWGVTLFAEDALQFKKLIYEMRFDEVSARYGDFGDFYVGNLLDARKLEQLLSV, via the coding sequence ATGAGTGACGCTGCACAAACGCTGGAGGGCTGGTACGTCCTTCATGATTTCCGTACAATTGACTGGCAAGCCTGGAAACAAGCTGGAGCTGACAACCGGGCTGCTGCTCTCGATTCCATTGGATCCATGCTCGCTTCCTGGTCTGCTGAGGAGCAAGAGCGCAAGGGAAGCACCGCTTTTTATTCCATTGTTGGTCAAAAGGCTGACTTCGTCATTATGCATCTCCGCGAGACGTTGGAGGAGCTGAATGAGTTGGAAACGAGCTTCAACAAAAGCCCGTTGGCTGATTACACAAAAGCTGCTTACTCCTATGTTAGTATCGTGGAGCTAAGCAACTACATGAGCAAGCCCGGCGAAGATCCGCTGATGAACCCGGATATTATCGCGCGCCTCAAGCCAACGCTGCCTAAAGCCCGCCATATTTGCTTCTATCCGATGAACAAACGCCGTGACGGCGGCGACAACTGGTACATGCTGAGCATGGACGATCGTCGCACGATGATGCGCAGCCATGGCATGATCGGCCGCCAATACGCTGGCAAGGTGAAACAGATCATTAGCGGCTCAGTCGGCTTCGACAACTGGGAGTGGGGCGTGACTTTGTTCGCCGAGGACGCTCTCCAGTTCAAAAAGCTGATCTATGAAATGCGCTTCGACGAAGTAAGCGCCCGCTATGGCGACTTTGGCGACTTCTATGTCGGCAACCTGCTGGATGCTCGCAAGCTGGAGCAACTGCTGAGCGTATAA
- a CDS encoding Putative membrane protein translates to MLQIAIAMVLFFVMMFGIGFILNMLMKTTWFPIYLFVIVLVPLYIWSTWDRGLSFTANFSEFTFIDWLPVVAALVGAYVSGYAIRALRIGGYKMF, encoded by the coding sequence ATGCTTCAAATCGCGATTGCGATGGTGCTGTTTTTTGTGATGATGTTTGGAATCGGCTTCATTCTTAACATGTTGATGAAAACGACCTGGTTCCCCATCTACCTGTTTGTTATTGTGCTCGTACCGCTTTACATATGGTCCACCTGGGATCGGGGTTTGAGCTTCACTGCCAATTTCTCCGAGTTCACCTTTATCGACTGGCTGCCTGTCGTTGCCGCTCTTGTCGGTGCTTATGTGAGCGGGTATGCAATTCGCGCTTTACGGATCGGCGGTTACAAAATGTTCTAA
- a CDS encoding replicative DNA helicase loader DnaB produces MRIGSKLNFTEHHRFCVYRNFSLSPLDQRMLTLIYQPMSGASASSLYQLLYYQVAEGFSGYSPLDTQRRLFLGLGLDLSETGRTELVRCTSVLEALGLLTTCRLYLPGQEEVAYEYELHAPQSPAEFFRNQHLSMLLRDKVGKYGVVALQDSLFQREPDELAQHELQRENITMPFYELFRLSAAVDAELEQALEETAPVRKTPAPAQQPSAGIEYGDILYRFPRGSLNRPYVERLRGDKDALAQLNYIAYKYEIGAADLCRLLDEDYAFDSSGSLLTDELQLKAAQLYRLDRKREGERRASSAALQQEESEQDVPEQGVQAEHYLPVPAQLTGRCDIQQYNMLMRNEPHTRFLRRFFPGAVPDWIERQFERIDIHYRLPAPVINVLVHYVFGMKGTSRVTKTFIEAVASNMLVQQVDEFEKAVLYVRSQQELERGKEAQSEGGARTGGRTAAAAGGARSGGGYRRGAAGIPRKPVLPVAGEDASSDQDISDEELEEMRKLARKLDGR; encoded by the coding sequence ATGCGTATAGGAAGTAAGCTGAATTTTACGGAGCATCATCGATTTTGCGTATACCGCAATTTCTCGCTTAGCCCGCTTGACCAGCGGATGCTGACGCTGATTTATCAGCCGATGAGCGGTGCCTCCGCCTCCTCTCTCTATCAGCTTCTTTATTACCAGGTAGCAGAGGGCTTCAGCGGTTATTCGCCGCTTGATACGCAGCGACGCCTGTTTCTAGGTCTTGGCCTCGACTTGAGCGAAACGGGACGAACGGAACTGGTGCGCTGCACTTCTGTGCTGGAAGCGTTAGGCCTTCTGACTACCTGCCGGCTGTATTTGCCGGGGCAGGAGGAGGTTGCGTATGAGTATGAGCTGCATGCGCCGCAATCCCCTGCGGAGTTTTTCCGCAATCAGCATCTGAGCATGCTGCTGCGTGACAAGGTCGGCAAGTACGGCGTCGTGGCGCTCCAGGATTCTCTGTTTCAGCGTGAGCCGGATGAGCTTGCTCAGCATGAGCTGCAGCGGGAGAACATTACGATGCCGTTCTACGAGCTGTTCCGCCTCAGCGCCGCAGTGGATGCAGAGCTGGAGCAAGCGCTGGAGGAGACGGCGCCCGTGCGCAAAACTCCCGCGCCAGCACAGCAACCGAGTGCTGGCATCGAGTATGGAGACATTCTTTACCGCTTCCCGCGGGGGTCGCTCAATCGACCTTATGTCGAGCGGCTGCGAGGCGACAAGGATGCACTGGCTCAGCTTAATTACATCGCCTACAAATACGAGATCGGCGCGGCCGATTTATGCCGGCTGCTGGACGAGGACTACGCCTTCGATAGCAGCGGCAGCCTATTGACCGACGAGCTGCAGTTGAAGGCGGCCCAGCTTTACCGGCTGGATCGCAAACGCGAAGGCGAGCGGCGCGCGAGCAGCGCCGCACTGCAGCAGGAGGAAAGCGAGCAGGATGTGCCGGAGCAAGGCGTGCAGGCGGAGCATTATTTGCCGGTGCCAGCCCAGCTCACCGGCCGCTGCGACATCCAGCAGTACAATATGCTGATGCGCAATGAGCCGCATACACGTTTCTTGCGGCGCTTTTTCCCGGGCGCGGTGCCCGATTGGATCGAGCGGCAATTCGAGCGGATCGATATCCATTATCGGCTGCCGGCTCCGGTCATTAATGTGCTGGTCCACTACGTGTTCGGCATGAAGGGCACTTCCCGCGTGACCAAAACGTTCATCGAAGCGGTTGCCTCCAACATGCTCGTGCAGCAAGTGGACGAGTTCGAGAAAGCAGTGCTCTACGTTCGCAGCCAGCAGGAGTTGGAACGCGGCAAAGAAGCGCAAAGTGAGGGCGGCGCTCGAACTGGCGGTCGTACCGCTGCCGCTGCTGGCGGAGCCCGCTCCGGAGGCGGCTATCGGCGCGGAGCAGCCGGCATTCCCCGTAAGCCGGTGCTGCCGGTGGCGGGCGAGGATGCTTCGTCGGATCAGGATATTTCCGACGAGGAGCTGGAAGAGATGCGCAAGCTAGCGCGCAAGCTGGACGGCCGTTAG
- a CDS encoding primosomal protein DnaI, which produces MESLKDLLKSMPGGNKIRAKASEQLSELMNDPKVRKLQEQFPELNEDVLRRNSNSVYQYVREHRNCTDCPGLDQCPNDFQGHYTLLSADTSAGELRLIDRKTACRKFIARRNEEQIRSRIRSFYVSERTLADSYSADEILMKDRARSQAVMKLLEYIRRTKEQGLGTEGLYLTGSFGTGKTFLMGYMLGELAKIGYSGVIVYMPDFVEDLKAMFGEPARLKETIDLMKEADILIFDDIGAENLSPWVRDHVMGAILNYRMERKPTFYTSNHALDDLEQHFSFTSKDGEEYHKGRRIMDRIRPFVDVILVKGTNKRGRKEEGGGAG; this is translated from the coding sequence ATGGAGTCGTTGAAGGATCTGTTGAAGTCGATGCCCGGCGGGAATAAGATCCGTGCCAAGGCATCCGAGCAGCTGAGTGAGCTCATGAACGATCCTAAAGTCCGCAAGCTGCAGGAGCAATTTCCGGAGCTGAATGAAGATGTGCTGCGCCGGAATTCGAATTCGGTCTACCAGTATGTCCGAGAGCACCGCAACTGTACCGATTGCCCGGGACTGGATCAATGCCCGAATGATTTTCAGGGGCATTATACATTGCTATCGGCGGATACCTCGGCCGGAGAGCTGCGGCTGATCGATCGGAAGACGGCATGCCGCAAGTTTATTGCCCGCCGCAATGAGGAGCAGATCCGCTCGCGGATTCGTAGCTTTTATGTCAGTGAGCGGACGCTGGCGGATTCCTATTCGGCAGACGAGATTTTAATGAAGGATCGCGCCCGCTCGCAGGCTGTTATGAAGCTGCTTGAATACATCCGGCGGACTAAGGAGCAGGGCTTGGGGACCGAGGGACTGTATTTGACGGGCTCCTTCGGAACCGGTAAAACCTTCCTCATGGGTTACATGCTCGGCGAACTCGCGAAGATCGGTTATTCCGGCGTCATCGTGTACATGCCGGACTTCGTGGAAGATCTCAAGGCAATGTTCGGCGAGCCGGCGCGCCTGAAGGAAACAATCGACCTCATGAAAGAAGCCGACATTTTGATTTTCGACGACATCGGCGCCGAGAATTTGAGTCCCTGGGTACGCGACCACGTGATGGGCGCGATTCTCAACTACCGGATGGAGCGCAAGCCGACGTTTTACACGTCTAACCATGCGTTGGATGATCTGGAGCAGCATTTCAGCTTCACGAGCAAAGACGGCGAGGAGTACCATAAAGGCCGCCGGATCATGGATCGGATTCGCCCGTTCGTTGATGTCATCCTGGTCAAAGGCACCAATAAGCGCGGACGCAAAGAAGAGGGCGGCGGAGCAGGTTAA